One window of the Candidatus Hinthialibacter antarcticus genome contains the following:
- a CDS encoding SDR family oxidoreductase, with protein MNILVTGGCGYKGTVLVPKLLDEGHDVTVVDCQWFGNFLAPHPKLRVLNVDIRDAESIPMGGVDIVIHLASVANDPCGDLDPKLTWEVGALATMQLAEAAKRNGVKQFIYASSGSVYGIKEEEHVTEDLSLKPVSEYNKTKMVAERVLLSYSDDMIVQIIRPATVCGYSPRMRLDVSVNMLTLQALSRSLITVFGGAQVRPNIHIQDITDLYIFLIQRGDEITGVYNAGFENISILDIAQMVVERVPAEIKVTESQDPRSYRVNSDKLLATGFKPKLTVSDAIEEMIAAFKDGRIKDEDNYYNLRWMKRAFEQTAAGN; from the coding sequence ATGAATATTCTAGTAACGGGCGGTTGTGGGTACAAAGGAACCGTTCTGGTTCCGAAATTACTAGACGAGGGGCATGACGTCACTGTCGTGGATTGCCAATGGTTCGGCAATTTTCTTGCACCGCACCCAAAACTCCGCGTATTGAATGTGGACATTCGGGATGCAGAGTCAATCCCGATGGGCGGCGTCGATATTGTGATCCACTTGGCTTCGGTTGCAAATGATCCCTGCGGCGACTTGGATCCAAAACTAACTTGGGAAGTTGGCGCATTGGCGACGATGCAGTTGGCCGAAGCGGCTAAACGAAACGGCGTAAAACAATTTATTTATGCTTCGTCCGGCAGCGTGTATGGCATTAAAGAAGAAGAACACGTTACGGAAGACTTATCTCTGAAGCCGGTTTCTGAATATAACAAAACCAAAATGGTTGCGGAACGAGTGTTGCTCAGTTATTCGGATGATATGATTGTGCAGATTATTCGCCCCGCGACCGTTTGTGGTTATTCACCGCGGATGCGGTTGGACGTTTCCGTCAATATGTTAACGTTGCAAGCGTTAAGCCGGAGTTTGATTACGGTGTTCGGCGGTGCGCAAGTGCGTCCGAATATTCACATTCAAGACATCACGGATTTGTATATTTTTTTGATCCAACGTGGAGATGAAATCACGGGGGTATACAACGCCGGGTTTGAAAACATTTCAATACTTGATATCGCCCAAATGGTGGTTGAGAGAGTTCCTGCGGAAATTAAAGTGACGGAATCTCAAGACCCGCGATCCTACCGCGTCAATTCCGATAAATTGCTGGCGACGGGCTTCAAGCCTAAACTTACCGTCTCTGATGCGATTGAAGAGATGATCGCAGCATTCAAAGATGGCCGAATCAAAGATGAAGATAACTATTATAATTTGCGTTGGATGAAACGCGCATTTGAACAGACTGCGGCAGGGAATTAA
- a CDS encoding GDP-mannose 4,6-dehydratase has translation MSDKVLVLGSNSFSGASFVGYLLNQGIETVGISRSEEPIPALLPYAWGDRSRYTFHQLDLNSDLDAIMDVVHEFRPDYFVNFAAQSMVAQSWQQPADWFQTNVVANVNLHDKLRTCVFLKRYVHVSTPEVYGSCQGDVLEDASYNPSTPYAVSRAACDMSLMSFFSAYNFPVVFTRAANVYGPGQQLYRIIPRTILFIRLGRKLQLHGGGTSIRSFIHIRDVSDGTWRIAQKGKSGEVYHLSTPRLISIRDLVELICKKMGVEFSECVEIAGERLGKDAAYRLDSQKARDVLGWKDEIDLDCGVEETIAWVDKHFNELKSQPFDYIHKK, from the coding sequence ATGAGTGATAAAGTTCTTGTTTTAGGCAGCAATTCATTTTCCGGCGCCAGTTTTGTTGGATACTTGCTCAATCAGGGGATCGAGACGGTTGGCATTAGCCGCTCTGAAGAACCAATTCCTGCATTGTTGCCGTACGCATGGGGCGACCGCTCCCGTTATACATTTCACCAACTGGATTTAAATAGTGATTTAGACGCCATCATGGATGTAGTTCATGAATTTCGTCCTGATTACTTTGTCAATTTTGCTGCGCAAAGCATGGTCGCGCAAAGTTGGCAGCAACCTGCTGACTGGTTTCAAACCAATGTTGTCGCGAACGTGAATTTGCACGACAAATTGCGTACGTGTGTTTTTTTGAAGCGCTACGTCCACGTTTCGACTCCAGAAGTATATGGCAGCTGTCAAGGTGATGTGTTGGAAGACGCGTCGTATAATCCCAGCACGCCTTATGCGGTTTCGCGCGCGGCCTGCGATATGAGCCTGATGAGTTTTTTCTCTGCCTATAATTTCCCCGTCGTCTTTACGCGCGCCGCGAATGTGTATGGCCCGGGGCAGCAACTGTACCGAATCATTCCGCGAACGATACTGTTTATCCGGCTAGGCCGAAAACTTCAGTTGCATGGCGGTGGGACGTCAATACGATCATTCATTCATATACGAGACGTATCTGATGGAACTTGGCGCATTGCCCAAAAGGGAAAATCAGGCGAAGTATATCATTTGTCCACGCCGCGTTTGATTTCGATTCGGGATTTGGTTGAACTAATCTGTAAAAAAATGGGTGTTGAATTTTCTGAATGCGTAGAAATTGCCGGAGAGCGTTTAGGCAAAGACGCTGCCTATCGCTTAGATAGCCAGAAAGCAAGAGATGTACTTGGTTGGAAAGATGAAATCGATTTAGACTGCGGCGTCGAAGAGACAATCGCCTGGGTTGACAAACATTTCAATGAATTAAAATCACAGCCATTTGATTACATCCACAAAAAATAA
- a CDS encoding ABC transporter ATP-binding protein: MVADTVIQVENLGKKYTIGHQTGGASYSTLRDTIVQTIGGMWSKTRDLLSGKPIIQGDELEEIWALNNLNFEIQRGEIIGVIGRNGAGKSTLLKILSRITEPSEGRVTIKGRVASLLEVGTGFHAELTGRENIWLNGAVLGMNRQEVKRKFDEIVAFAEVEKFLDTPVKRYSSGMYVRLAFAVAAHLEPEILLVDEVLAVGDTEFQKRCLGKMGEVAKQGRTVLLVSHNMPSIMNLCQRAILLDKGGVIADGSVNDVVHDYLSSARTMGGEIVWNDPEQAPGNDCVRLHAVRILQEGVSGSTANVDIAKETQIQISYWNLQNNQKLYAALWLRDQYGVPLFGSSNHTSVSLTPDPWYAKECPAGLYHSICRIPKNFLNDGSFSVTAIVGKSPTNTQIFEDQILVFDAVDTGEIGKEYSYGSIGTVRPKLAWNTALSKLD, translated from the coding sequence ATGGTGGCTGATACAGTCATTCAAGTAGAAAATTTAGGCAAAAAATACACAATCGGTCATCAGACTGGCGGTGCAAGTTATTCCACATTGCGCGATACAATTGTTCAAACAATTGGTGGGATGTGGAGCAAGACGCGCGATTTGCTCTCAGGCAAGCCAATTATTCAGGGGGATGAACTCGAAGAAATTTGGGCGTTAAACAACCTGAATTTTGAGATTCAGCGCGGCGAAATCATTGGCGTGATCGGCCGAAACGGCGCAGGGAAAAGTACGCTGTTAAAAATCTTGAGCCGCATTACAGAGCCGAGCGAAGGGCGAGTGACCATTAAAGGACGCGTCGCGAGTTTGCTAGAGGTCGGAACGGGGTTTCATGCTGAGTTGACCGGAAGAGAAAACATCTGGTTAAACGGCGCTGTCTTGGGCATGAACCGACAGGAAGTAAAACGGAAATTTGATGAAATTGTTGCATTTGCCGAAGTCGAGAAATTTTTAGATACTCCGGTCAAACGCTATTCAAGCGGAATGTACGTCCGACTGGCGTTTGCTGTCGCGGCTCACCTTGAACCCGAAATCTTGCTCGTTGATGAAGTGCTCGCTGTTGGCGATACGGAGTTTCAAAAGCGTTGTCTCGGCAAAATGGGCGAAGTCGCAAAACAGGGCCGCACGGTTTTGCTGGTTTCTCACAATATGCCGAGCATTATGAATCTTTGCCAAAGAGCCATTTTACTGGATAAGGGCGGCGTAATCGCTGACGGCTCTGTCAATGATGTTGTGCATGATTATTTATCAAGCGCTCGTACGATGGGGGGAGAGATTGTCTGGAATGATCCTGAACAAGCGCCAGGCAATGACTGCGTTCGTCTCCATGCAGTGAGAATTTTGCAAGAGGGAGTATCCGGCTCAACTGCGAATGTTGATATCGCAAAGGAAACTCAAATTCAGATATCATATTGGAATTTACAAAACAATCAAAAATTATATGCAGCATTATGGCTCAGAGATCAATATGGGGTTCCATTATTTGGTTCTTCTAATCACACGTCTGTTTCATTAACACCTGATCCATGGTATGCTAAGGAGTGCCCGGCTGGGTTGTATCATTCTATCTGTCGAATTCCGAAAAACTTTTTAAATGATGGCTCATTTAGCGTAACTGCTATCGTTGGGAAATCGCCAACGAATACACAGATTTTTGAGGATCAAATTCTCGTTTTTGATGCTGTTGATACAGGCGAAATTGGTAAAGAGTATTCTTATGGATCAATTGGAACTGTTCGTCCGAAATTGGCTTGGAATACTGCACTGTCTAAGTTGGATTAG